Proteins from one Sarcophilus harrisii chromosome 2, mSarHar1.11, whole genome shotgun sequence genomic window:
- the LOC100919825 gene encoding U3 small nucleolar RNA-associated protein 14 homolog A has product MGEYQLLTIMRKVPENSSLRVLSHEEEVVDLLTDCQLNTSEDENNNNDAYDGEVDSKVDRIDDDSGNNENDNNNNERKHQKLLNVICGLGGKKRLTLAERSEASPQVSEFNVSTEGTREKLELTELLAPIKISSSLGTVKKQLKNVKNKKTVELPLSKEENERSLREAAYNKISQDMNKWDPIVMKNRKAAQLVFPLEQEQGLDIPVKEVLESWKVSTPLEKKIFSLLHKDKRPVTTAFLTSEEKASLRAMSLEEAKQRRAELQKARALQSYYEARARREKKVKSKKFHKMLKKKKTKEVLKQFEQLHKISPTAALEKLKKIENARIQERMTLKHQNSGKWAKSKAIMAKYDLGARKAMQEQLIKNRDLTQKLKVPSDSEHNEDDEEDVGLIPAIVNEVQLSIDGPNPWVQKQHLKDTKNSPTQKKPAANEVAQFEEEEEATAEDKLLLQEAEERWAFSKKVVQHKSHKQKQTITTTTAPRKTEEDEEVLVQLRDLSTQLNQKVKKMRQNGIQPVNPPSASHSKPSVQREEQALLNERPARTLEEDLEALVTEEVGQEQALLKPVMERQHWTHSNQKSPQKMNEEPMTGLHTIISMKAHIENSFLSIPTFVEQEDCDEDITQKQLIKEAFAGDDVITDFQREKRKTEKASEPKDIDLSLPGWGQWGGPGLVISARKRRRFLIKAPKASPRKDKCLPNVVITEKRNVHAAAHQVNVLPFPFTHPNEFEQTIKTPVGTTWNTQRAFQKLTAPQVVTKLGHIIEPIKENDVKSSPSHFNLPNL; this is encoded by the coding sequence ATGGGAGAATACCAGCTGCTTACCATTATGAGGAAGGTTCCTGAAAATAGCAGCCTTCGGGTACTGAGCCATGAGGAAGAAGTGGTGGATTTACTTACAGACTGCCAACTGAATACCAGTGAAGAtgagaacaacaacaatgacGCATATGACGGTGAAGTTGATAGCAAAGTAGACAGAATTGACGACGACAGTGGTAACAatgaaaatgacaacaacaataatgagaggAAACATCAAAAGCTCCTGAATGTCATTTGTGGCCTGGGTGGAAAGAAGAGGCTGACATTAGCTGAGCGGTCAGAGGCTAGTCCACAGGTGTCGGAGTTCAATGTCAGCACTGAAGGGACAAGGGAGAAGCTGGAACTCACAGAGCTGTTGGCACCCATCAAGATTTCTTCCTCACTGGGCACTGTGAAGAAGCAACTGAAGAATGTCAAAAACAAGAAGACTGTGGAGTTACCCCTTAGCAAAGAAGAGAATGAACGGAGTCTCAGGGAAGCTGCCTACAACAAAATTTCCCAAGACATGAACAAGTGGGACCCAATAGTCATGAAGAACCGAAAAGCAGCACAGCTAGTCTTTCCTCTGGAGCAGGAGCAAGGTCTAGATATTCCTGTCAAGGAGGTGCTTGAAAGCTGGAAGGTATCAACtcctctggaaaagaaaatttttagccTCCTCCACAAGGACAAGCGGCCTGTGACCACTGCTTTCTTGACATCGGAGGAAAAGGCCTCCTTGAGAGCTATGAGTCTGGAGGAAGCCAAGCAGCGCCGAGCAGAGCTCCAGAAAGCCCGGGCCCTGCAATCCTACTATGAGGCCAGGGCTCGAAGAGAGAAGAAAGTCAAAAGCAAAAAGTTTCacaaaatgctaaagaaaaagaaaaccaaagaggTTCTGAAGCAGTTTGAACAATTGCATAAGATCAGTCCCACTGCAGCCTtggaaaagctgaaaaaaattgaaaatgccaGAATACAGGAACGAATGACCCTCAAGCACCAGAACAGTGGCAAATGGGCCAAGTCAAAAGCTATTATGGCCAAATATGACCTGGGGGCCCGTAAGGCAATGCAGGAGCAGTTGATCAAGAACCGGGATCTGACCCAGAAACTGAAGGTGCCTTCTGACAGTGAGCAcaatgaagatgatgaagaagatgTTGGGCTCATCCCTGCCATTGTGAATGAAGTGCAGCTGAGCATTGATGGACCAAACCCCTGGGTGCAGAAGCAGCATTTGAAGGACACCAAGAACTCTCCCACCCAGAAGAAGCCTGCTGCCAACGAAGTGGCTCAgtttgaggaggaagaagaggccACGGCAGAAGACAAACTGCTGTTGCAAGAAGCAGAAGAGAGATGGGCCTTCTCGAAAAAGGTTGTTCAACATAAGTCACATAAGCAGAAACAGACGATAACCACAACAACAGCACCTAGGAAGacagaggaagatgaggaggtgTTAGTTCAATTGAGGGACCTCTCTACGCAGCTAAATCAGAAGGtcaagaaaatgaggcaaaatggAATACAGCCTGTGAACCCTCCTTCAGCTTCCCACAGTAAGCCAAGTGTCCAGAGAGAAGAGCAAGCCTTGCTAAATGAGAGGCCGGCCAGGACATTGGAGGAGGATCTGGAGGCTTTGGTTACAGAGGAAGTTGGCCAAGAACAGGCGCTCCTAAAGCCGGTAATGGAAAGGCAGCATTGGACTCACTCTAACCAAAAGAGTCCTCAGAAGATGAATGAGGAGCCCATGACTGGCCTGCACACTATCATCAGTATGAAGGCTCACATTGAGAACTCCTTTTTATCAATCCCTACCTTTGTAGAACAGGAGGACTGTGATGAGGACATAACCCAAAAGCAGCTCATAAAAGAGGCCTTTGCTGGGGACGATGTCATCACTGACTTCCAGAGGGAGAAACGAAAAACTGAGAAAGCAAGTGAACCAAAAGATATTGACCTGAGCCTGCCAGGCTGGGGGCAGTGGGGTGGTCCAGGCCTGGTGATCAGTGCCAGGAAGAGACGCCGATTTCTCATCAAAGCCCCTAAAGCTTCTCCAAGAAAAGACAAGTGCTTGCCAAATGTGGTCATCACCGAGAAGCGGAACGTCCATGCAGCAGCCCACCAGGTTAATGTGCTTCCATTCCCGTTCACCCACCCAAATGAGTTTGAACAGACCATCAAGACACCAGTGGGAACCACATGGAACACACAGAGGGCCTTTCAGAAGCTGACTGCACCCCAAGTGGTAACCAAGCTGGGCCATATCATTGAGCCTATTAAGGAGAATGATGTCAAGTCCTC